A window of the Tunturibacter empetritectus genome harbors these coding sequences:
- a CDS encoding TolC family protein, whose amino-acid sequence MGFSQAGMRTLTSFLILCMATIRVRRTGSLGFFSSALVILWGVSGFGQSTSDQAPELALVDAIQIALGNNRPVQIARLDVTKYGWEVAEAKTHRFPELKTELLASGNIDSPSFTFKQGVFGTIDNQPVPTTDKQISLSSGLTGYAIATVAQPISQLYQIHLLVREKQLSVDLAGEKYKQKRQATVVDVKQGYYAILQSESALESEQALIKEYEETDRVTTQYLSKESILKSDSLQVKAQLAQARHQLITLRDDLQTQKEHFNDLLGRDLDTSFRTQPVPPASTDEMDLKAARKTALQQRPELQEAKINVEKAGYDRSLAKAEYIPGIGAQLQYLTPINTQILPQNILSVGLKMTWEPYEWGRRKDNVKEKDIQVQQSQYQLDHTSSQVLLDVDNTFRKLSESRSMLEVAQAARDAANEKLREVNDQYRQVTVLLRDVLKQQAAVANANHEYEESLLAFWNAKAEFEKALGEE is encoded by the coding sequence ATGGGCTTTAGTCAGGCCGGAATGAGGACGCTGACATCCTTCTTAATTCTCTGTATGGCGACGATTCGAGTAAGACGTACAGGATCTCTCGGATTTTTTTCAAGCGCACTGGTCATTCTGTGGGGCGTCTCTGGCTTTGGCCAAAGCACCTCAGACCAGGCACCGGAACTTGCGCTGGTTGACGCGATTCAGATTGCGCTGGGAAACAATCGGCCGGTTCAAATAGCCAGGCTTGACGTTACGAAATATGGATGGGAGGTCGCCGAGGCCAAGACTCATCGATTTCCCGAACTCAAGACAGAGCTGCTCGCCTCCGGAAATATCGACTCTCCCAGCTTTACCTTCAAGCAAGGCGTCTTCGGGACCATAGACAACCAACCGGTTCCAACGACGGATAAGCAGATCAGTCTCTCGAGCGGATTGACTGGTTACGCTATCGCAACGGTAGCTCAGCCAATCTCGCAGCTTTATCAAATACATCTCTTGGTGCGAGAGAAGCAGCTCTCCGTCGATCTTGCAGGAGAAAAATACAAGCAGAAGAGGCAGGCTACCGTGGTGGATGTAAAGCAAGGCTATTACGCCATTCTTCAATCCGAGAGCGCTCTCGAGTCCGAGCAGGCGCTGATAAAGGAATACGAGGAAACCGATCGAGTCACCACGCAATATCTGAGCAAAGAGTCCATCCTGAAATCGGACAGCCTGCAGGTGAAAGCACAACTGGCCCAGGCAAGACATCAGCTAATCACGCTCCGGGACGATCTGCAGACCCAGAAAGAACACTTCAACGATCTGCTGGGGAGGGATCTCGATACATCCTTTCGCACTCAACCCGTTCCACCGGCCTCAACCGATGAGATGGATTTGAAGGCAGCTAGAAAGACGGCTCTCCAGCAGCGGCCCGAGTTACAGGAAGCAAAGATCAACGTCGAGAAGGCCGGTTACGACCGCAGCCTCGCAAAGGCCGAATACATCCCCGGCATCGGCGCGCAACTCCAATACCTCACTCCAATCAATACCCAGATCCTGCCGCAAAATATCCTCTCCGTCGGTTTGAAGATGACCTGGGAGCCATACGAATGGGGCCGGCGCAAAGACAATGTGAAAGAAAAAGACATTCAGGTGCAGCAAAGCCAATACCAGTTGGACCACACCAGCTCCCAGGTGCTGTTGGATGTCGACAATACCTTCCGCAAACTGAGCGAGAGCCGTTCCATGTTGGAGGTCGCACAGGCCGCCCGCGATGCCGCGAACGAAAAGTTACGCGAAGTGAATGACCAGTACAGACAGGTGACGGTCCTGCTGCGCGACGTCTTGAAGCAGCAAGCCGCAGTCGCGAATGCCAATCACGAATACGAAGAGAGCCTGCTCGCATTCTGGAACGCGAAGGCAGAATTTGAAAAAGCCTTGGGAGAAGAGTGA
- a CDS encoding efflux RND transporter periplasmic adaptor subunit — protein sequence MNRLAKPGRLWVAALANSLVLALAACKQENPATTLPLPVHTAVVQSVSAESGTKYSANIVPYAQVDLSFKSNGYVERIHQVKSPSGGMRNVDQGDWVPKGTVLALVSQQDYSDKLQQAQAQLARGQAEQEKAKLSFDRVSSLYSTQSATKPDYDSAKAQMDSTTASVSGAQAQISEAKVALAYCSLRAPFNGWLVKRSVDLGSLVGPATNGFTLADTSSVKAVFGVPDILISRVRLGQHLIIATDALSHPVEGRVSAISPAADPKSRVFSVEVTIPNQKDELKSGMIASLSLDGASLQQPALVVPLSAVIRDPSHADGFAVMAADGSGDLVSARLQPVDLGDTSGNMIVVKGGLTSGERVITTGVTLIKSGDKVRVIP from the coding sequence ATGAATCGCCTCGCCAAGCCGGGTCGTCTCTGGGTCGCAGCTCTCGCGAACTCTCTTGTCCTAGCTCTCGCTGCCTGCAAACAGGAAAATCCGGCGACGACACTTCCCCTTCCAGTGCACACGGCAGTCGTGCAGTCAGTCTCCGCAGAGAGCGGCACAAAATATTCTGCCAACATCGTTCCCTATGCCCAGGTCGACTTGTCCTTCAAATCGAACGGTTACGTCGAGCGCATCCATCAGGTCAAGAGCCCAAGTGGCGGCATGAGAAATGTCGATCAGGGCGATTGGGTTCCGAAAGGAACGGTGCTGGCGCTGGTCAGCCAACAGGACTATAGCGACAAGTTGCAGCAGGCACAGGCGCAACTCGCACGTGGACAAGCCGAACAAGAAAAAGCCAAGCTGAGCTTCGACCGAGTCTCCTCTCTCTACTCCACGCAAAGCGCCACCAAACCCGACTACGACTCCGCTAAAGCACAGATGGACAGCACGACTGCCTCCGTTTCAGGCGCACAAGCGCAGATCAGCGAGGCGAAGGTTGCTCTCGCTTATTGCTCCCTGCGAGCGCCGTTCAATGGATGGCTGGTCAAGCGCAGCGTCGATCTCGGAAGCCTGGTGGGACCAGCCACCAATGGTTTTACACTGGCGGATACAAGCTCGGTGAAAGCTGTCTTTGGAGTTCCCGACATCCTCATCAGCCGGGTCAGACTGGGCCAGCATCTAATTATCGCCACCGACGCGCTATCGCATCCTGTAGAAGGCCGGGTCAGTGCGATCTCGCCCGCCGCCGACCCAAAGAGCCGCGTATTCTCAGTCGAAGTCACAATCCCAAATCAAAAAGATGAGTTGAAGTCGGGTATGATCGCCTCGCTCAGTCTGGATGGCGCAAGTCTGCAACAGCCCGCCCTGGTCGTTCCGTTATCAGCAGTCATCCGCGATCCCTCGCACGCAGATGGCTTCGCCGTCATGGCAGCCGACGGCAGCGGAGATCTCGTATCGGCACGTTTGCAGCCAGTGGATCTCGGCGATACCTCTGGAAACATGATCGTCGTGAAGGGAGGACTCACCTCCGGAGAGAGAGTCATCACTACCGGAGTCACTTTGATCAAGAGCGGCGATAAGGTCCGCGTCATACCGTAA